A DNA window from bacterium contains the following coding sequences:
- a CDS encoding ATP-binding protein, producing MPVHETIIDQTRLFDTAELSNSQGNHAWIRELIKFGVITNQIARDRFKTETLYKTMNEFLGRSRGEVICIRETLQPYRLGMIQPALESVLKDYTHAFHIEFDPSSDPIEQGYIAIKTDWNTTQLALQMAIDGWITADGHRILTRYITERRWDVINNYTINPILSIFALPDQIRLAEQIMKQLIQWMKDHNYYRRKKITAEGEFLSIERKYTWDDIILDPAIKQEIIENVVDFIKYIPIYQANRIPTKRGLIFYGKPGVGKTLVGKVLASQVDSTFIWVTAAKIKNAESVTQLFQFARELQPSIVFIEDLDCFAIDRHIHFTPILGELLNQMDGIVENEGVIVIATTNDLQVIEPALKDRPSRFDRVLEFKLPDVELRKQIIMQALRGKTANGINIDRIAEKTEGFTGAHLHELVILATKVAIEQKDYDESNIVKLTDTHFELALNQVQKKKEKALGFYIL from the coding sequence ATGCCAGTTCATGAAACTATCATTGACCAAACGAGACTATTTGATACAGCAGAACTATCGAATTCACAGGGGAATCATGCCTGGATTCGGGAATTGATAAAATTTGGCGTTATTACGAATCAAATCGCCCGTGATCGGTTCAAGACGGAAACGTTATACAAAACCATGAACGAATTTCTCGGTCGTTCTCGTGGAGAAGTAATTTGTATCCGTGAAACCTTACAGCCGTATCGTTTGGGAATGATACAGCCGGCGCTGGAATCCGTGCTCAAGGATTATACGCATGCATTTCATATCGAATTCGACCCTAGTTCCGACCCGATTGAGCAAGGGTATATAGCCATCAAAACAGATTGGAATACAACGCAGTTAGCGCTCCAGATGGCGATTGATGGCTGGATAACCGCCGACGGACATCGAATTTTAACCCGATATATCACAGAAAGACGCTGGGATGTTATTAATAATTATACGATTAATCCAATTCTATCAATCTTTGCGCTTCCTGACCAGATTCGGTTAGCGGAGCAGATTATGAAACAGCTTATCCAATGGATGAAAGACCATAATTATTATCGCCGAAAAAAGATAACCGCTGAAGGAGAATTTTTATCTATCGAACGAAAATATACTTGGGATGATATTATTCTCGACCCGGCAATTAAACAAGAGATTATCGAGAACGTGGTTGATTTTATTAAGTATATTCCTATCTATCAAGCGAACCGAATCCCGACAAAACGCGGGTTGATTTTCTATGGGAAACCTGGTGTCGGGAAAACGCTAGTAGGGAAAGTTCTTGCCAGTCAGGTAGATAGTACGTTTATTTGGGTTACTGCAGCGAAAATCAAAAATGCGGAATCAGTCACGCAATTATTCCAGTTTGCTCGAGAACTGCAGCCGAGTATCGTTTTCATTGAAGATTTAGATTGTTTCGCGATTGACCGGCATATCCATTTCACTCCGATTCTCGGAGAACTCCTGAACCAGATGGATGGAATCGTTGAAAATGAAGGGGTAATCGTTATCGCAACGACTAACGATTTACAGGTAATCGAACCGGCGTTGAAAGACCGACCGAGCCGATTCGATCGCGTGCTTGAGTTCAAACTCCCGGACGTTGAATTGCGGAAACAAATCATTATGCAAGCGTTACGTGGGAAAACCGCAAATGGGATTAATATCGACCGGATTGCGGAAAAGACGGAAGGGTTCACCGGTGCGCATCTGCATGAACTGGTTATCCTGGCGACCAAAGTCGCAATTGAACAGAAAGATTATGATGAATCGAATATCGTTAAATTAACGGATACGCATTTCGAGTTAGCGTTAAATCAGGTACAGAAAAAGAAGGAAAAAGCGTTAGGATTCTATATTTTATAA
- a CDS encoding regulatory protein RecX, which translates to MPTITAISPQKKHRNRYSIFVDNQFYAGVDTAVVENLGLRKGLEVDTKKLATILEQEEYQRAKNYLFRLLSRRLYSCAEVRKKLNEHGFGLEIKDKRTVGRKDEGTEKQDTNPDLIEQLITEFTERGWLDDTQFALQWTESRLRLKPCGLGLIRRELLQKGIEKELIDEVLAKYTDSEAEFDRALAALNKKKNYTNEPDPIKRKRKIYSYLARRGFSSDIIEKLMNQLT; encoded by the coding sequence ATGCCTACCATAACGGCTATCTCACCGCAGAAGAAGCATCGGAACCGCTATTCGATTTTCGTTGATAATCAATTCTATGCCGGCGTTGATACTGCAGTGGTTGAAAATCTCGGTTTACGGAAAGGACTTGAAGTTGATACGAAAAAACTTGCTACTATCCTCGAGCAGGAAGAATATCAACGGGCGAAAAATTATCTATTCCGGCTTTTATCCCGAAGATTATATTCCTGTGCTGAAGTCAGAAAGAAACTCAACGAACATGGGTTCGGCCTTGAGATAAAAGACAAAAGAACGGTAGGACGAAAGGACGAAGGAACCGAAAAACAAGATACAAACCCAGATTTAATCGAACAGCTGATTACTGAATTTACCGAGCGAGGCTGGCTTGATGATACCCAATTTGCGCTCCAATGGACTGAAAGCCGACTTCGGTTAAAACCGTGCGGGCTCGGATTAATCCGACGCGAATTATTGCAGAAAGGGATTGAAAAAGAGTTGATTGATGAAGTACTGGCGAAATATACCGATTCGGAAGCAGAATTCGACCGAGCACTCGCTGCATTGAACAAGAAAAAGAATTATACGAACGAACCAGACCCGATTAAACGCAAACGGAAAATCTATTCTTATCTCGCCCGACGCGGGTTTAGTTCGGACATAATAGAAAAACTGATGAATCAGCTTACATAA
- the thpR gene encoding RNA 2',3'-cyclic phosphodiesterase, whose amino-acid sequence MNPVQRIRSFIAIPLPEEIHHRLAEFQTSLKKYHADISWVKPENIHLTLQFLGEIEPNLVEKVERCLAEIVPTQSVFPFEIAGTGVFPNPQKARVLWVGVTQGKEQIVQLQSAIEKSLRKLDIRAEERKFHPHLTLGRVRSSKNLDAVVTELLNHNNVSFGTVAVTEVILFSSQLSPSGAIYTPLKNVQCHSSNAK is encoded by the coding sequence ATGAATCCAGTTCAACGTATTCGTTCATTCATCGCTATCCCCCTACCGGAAGAGATTCATCATCGTCTCGCTGAATTCCAAACTTCACTAAAAAAATATCATGCGGATATCAGCTGGGTTAAACCTGAAAACATCCATCTCACGTTGCAATTCCTGGGAGAAATCGAACCGAATCTGGTTGAAAAGGTTGAACGATGTTTAGCAGAAATTGTTCCAACACAATCCGTCTTTCCTTTTGAAATTGCGGGAACTGGCGTTTTCCCGAATCCGCAAAAAGCGCGAGTTCTCTGGGTCGGGGTTACCCAAGGGAAAGAACAAATCGTTCAGCTCCAATCAGCAATTGAAAAATCATTGCGGAAATTAGATATCCGAGCTGAAGAACGGAAATTTCACCCGCATTTAACCCTAGGTCGAGTTCGTTCTTCTAAAAATCTTGATGCGGTAGTAACTGAACTATTGAACCACAACAATGTCTCTTTTGGAACCGTTGCGGTTACGGAAGTTATCTTGTTCTCTAGCCAACTCTCTCCCTCTGGTGCAATATATACACCGTTAAAAAATGTCCAATGTCATAGTTCAAACGCTAAATGA
- a CDS encoding DUF2779 domain-containing protein, whose protein sequence is MNNTNVSISKSKYLAGMQCHKLLWYYYNDNSVFPETDAATQALFDQGHLVGEYAKRLYPNGIEIGWDIQLEEVVERTQEKLQERKPLFEAGFLYQNGYARVDILEPVSSDQWDIIEVKSSTSCKDEHIVDVAFQKYVCQNAGITINQCYLLLIDTSYTRYGEIEPQKLFKKVEITEKVDTILPQISDTLTMMLAIIHLPQEPDIKIGSQCSKPNPCPLQERCWSFLPERNVFCLYRGGNKIPELFNRNILAIKDIPADFPLNHNQQIQVKSEKSGQPHIEPKSIQDFIDQLVYPLYFLDFETYNPAIPLHDNSSPYEKIPFQYSLHLVSHPGGNPEHFSYLADGRADPRPEILARLKQELGDYGSILVYNVSFESQILTNCAKRFPEYQPWVESIIPRFVDLLKPFQSFAYYHPNQNGSASLKSVMPALIGKGYDDMEISDGEEAGREFLRVTYTEVTPEEQTRVRTALARYCNQDTEGLMGILIALNNLISNKSESQK, encoded by the coding sequence ATGAACAACACTAATGTTTCAATCTCAAAAAGCAAATATCTTGCCGGGATGCAATGCCATAAACTGCTCTGGTATTATTATAATGATAACTCTGTGTTCCCGGAGACCGATGCGGCGACGCAAGCGTTGTTCGACCAAGGGCATCTGGTTGGTGAATATGCGAAACGACTTTATCCAAATGGAATAGAGATTGGTTGGGATATTCAACTGGAAGAAGTTGTCGAACGAACGCAAGAGAAATTGCAAGAGCGTAAGCCGTTATTTGAAGCGGGATTCTTATATCAGAATGGCTATGCGCGAGTCGATATTCTAGAACCGGTATCAAGCGATCAATGGGATATTATTGAAGTCAAATCGAGTACGAGTTGTAAAGATGAGCATATTGTTGATGTAGCTTTCCAGAAATATGTCTGCCAGAATGCTGGGATTACCATCAACCAATGTTATCTCTTATTAATTGATACTAGCTATACGCGTTACGGTGAAATTGAACCGCAAAAACTATTCAAAAAGGTTGAGATAACCGAAAAAGTCGATACGATATTACCCCAAATCAGCGATACTCTTACCATGATGCTTGCGATTATCCATTTACCGCAGGAACCTGATATCAAAATCGGTAGCCAGTGTAGTAAACCAAATCCATGTCCATTGCAAGAACGATGCTGGTCGTTCCTGCCGGAAAGAAATGTTTTTTGTTTATATCGTGGCGGAAATAAGATACCAGAACTGTTTAATAGAAACATTTTAGCAATAAAAGATATCCCGGCAGATTTTCCGCTTAATCATAATCAGCAGATACAGGTTAAATCCGAAAAATCCGGCCAACCGCATATCGAACCGAAATCGATTCAGGATTTTATAGACCAATTGGTTTATCCCTTATACTTCCTGGATTTTGAAACCTATAATCCGGCAATCCCGTTACATGATAACTCTAGTCCCTATGAAAAAATACCATTTCAATATTCATTACATCTGGTTAGTCATCCTGGAGGAAATCCGGAACATTTCAGTTATCTCGCTGATGGAAGAGCTGACCCACGACCGGAAATATTAGCTCGACTGAAACAAGAACTCGGAGACTACGGTTCGATTCTAGTCTATAACGTTTCGTTTGAATCCCAAATATTGACCAATTGCGCGAAACGGTTCCCGGAATATCAACCGTGGGTTGAAAGTATTATTCCCCGGTTTGTAGATTTATTGAAACCATTTCAGTCGTTTGCTTACTATCATCCGAACCAAAATGGTAGCGCTTCTTTAAAATCGGTTATGCCAGCGCTTATCGGAAAAGGATATGACGATATGGAAATTAGCGATGGTGAAGAAGCGGGTCGTGAATTTTTGCGAGTTACCTACACCGAAGTTACTCCGGAGGAACAAACTCGCGTTCGAACTGCGCTAGCCCGCTATTGTAACCAGGATACGGAAGGGCTGATGGGCATCTTAATTGCGCTAAATAATCTAATTTCTAACAAATCAGAAAGTCAGAAGTAA
- the recA gene encoding recombinase RecA produces the protein MALQDVKDTKVKSNREKALELAVSQIEKDFGKGAIMRLGEAMPRLEVPAIPTGSLSLDYALGIGGVPRGRIVEIFGPESSGKTTLALQIIAQAQKLGGIAAFVDTEHALDSGYAKLLGVDLDNLWLSQPDFGEQALEIVETLVRSNAIDVIVVDSVAALVPRAELEGEMGESFMGVQARLMSQAMRKLAGAISKSKTCAIFTNQIREKIGVMFGSPETTPGGRALKFYASVRIDIRRIGGIKSGEENIGNETKVKIVKNKLAPPFREAKFDILFGQGISKEADLLELGLTHKLIEKSGTWFSFGSERLGQGRETAVKFLRDNPDIAAKLESQLREKLGLKPPTAKVEE, from the coding sequence ATGGCACTGCAAGATGTAAAAGATACGAAAGTTAAATCGAATCGCGAGAAAGCGCTCGAATTAGCGGTCTCCCAGATAGAAAAAGATTTCGGTAAAGGAGCGATTATGCGACTGGGAGAAGCGATGCCTCGACTTGAAGTCCCGGCGATTCCAACCGGGTCGTTATCACTCGATTACGCGCTCGGTATCGGCGGAGTCCCCCGCGGGCGAATCGTTGAAATTTTCGGTCCGGAATCTAGTGGGAAAACTACGCTCGCGTTACAAATCATTGCGCAGGCGCAAAAGCTTGGCGGTATCGCAGCGTTCGTTGATACCGAACATGCGCTCGATTCCGGTTATGCCAAACTATTAGGGGTAGATTTAGATAATTTATGGCTTTCGCAACCGGATTTTGGTGAACAAGCGCTGGAAATTGTTGAAACGCTGGTTCGGTCGAATGCGATTGATGTGATTGTCGTTGATTCGGTTGCGGCGTTAGTTCCGCGCGCTGAACTCGAAGGAGAAATGGGTGAATCGTTTATGGGCGTGCAAGCGCGGTTGATGAGTCAAGCGATGCGGAAACTCGCTGGAGCGATTAGTAAATCGAAAACCTGCGCGATATTTACGAACCAGATTCGGGAAAAAATCGGCGTGATGTTCGGAAGTCCGGAAACCACGCCGGGCGGTCGCGCGTTAAAATTTTATGCTTCTGTGCGGATAGATATTCGGCGGATTGGCGGGATTAAATCCGGGGAAGAGAATATCGGAAACGAAACCAAAGTTAAAATTGTTAAAAACAAACTCGCACCACCGTTCCGAGAAGCGAAATTCGATATTCTATTCGGGCAAGGAATATCCAAAGAAGCGGATTTACTAGAACTCGGGCTAACCCATAAACTGATTGAAAAAAGCGGTACCTGGTTCTCGTTCGGTTCTGAGCGACTCGGGCAAGGCCGAGAAACCGCAGTTAAATTCTTACGTGATAATCCGGATATTGCCGCGAAACTCGAATCCCAGCTTCGGGAAAAACTCGGGTTGAAACCGCCTACCGCTAAAGTAGAAGAATAA